The Malassezia japonica chromosome 5, complete sequence genome contains a region encoding:
- the PRE5 gene encoding proteasome endopeptidase complex (EggNog:ENOG503NW5C; BUSCO:EOG09264441; COG:O; MEROPS:MER0000549) → MVLSPQGRLHQVEYALEAVKQGSAVVGVRSKTHAVLVALKRAPSELASYQRKMLKIDQHMGIGFAGLTSDARVLSNYMRQLALSSRVMYARALPVSRMMSALADRAQLNTMQYGKRPYGVGFLVIGVDGTGPHLYEFSPTGNCFEYYAMSLGARNQSAKTYLERHMEELAEADLDALVHHALRALRETLPQNKDLERAAVSVAIVGPGADADPNAPEAREGQKFTMHEGDELAAWFDALGPKERQRAAQEQTDANNAPTEGEAPTDAPTEAPMDEN, encoded by the exons atggTGC TCTCGCCGCAGGGCCGTCTGCACCAGGTGGAATATGCGCTGGAAGCGGTCAAGCAAGGCTcggccgtcgtcggcgtgcgctccaaGACGCACGCGGTGCTTGTCGCGCtgaagcgcgcgccgtccgagcTTGCGTCGTACCAGCGCAAGATGCTCAAGATCGACCAGCACATGGGCATTGGCTTTGCGGGCCtcacgagcgacgcgcgtgtGCTGAGCAACTACAtgcgccagctcgcgctctcgtcgcgcgtgatgtacgcgcgcgcgctcccgGTGTCGCGCATGATGAGCGCGCTCGCAGACCGCGCGCAGCTGAACACGATGCAGTACGGCAAGCGCCCGTACGGCGTCGGGTTCCTGGTgatcggcgtcgacggcacCGGGCCGCATCTGTACGAGTTCAGCCCGACGGGCAACTGCTTCGAGTACTACGCCATGTctctcggcgcgcggaaCCAGAGCGCGAAGACctacctcgagcgccacaTGGAggagcttgccgaggcggacctcgacgcgctcgtgcaccatgcgctgcgtgcgttGCGCGAGACCCTGCCGCAGAACAaggacctcgagcgcgccgccgtctcGGTCGCGATCGTGGGGCCCGGCGCGGATGCGGATCCCAACGCGCCGGAAGCGCGCGAGGGCCAAAAGTTTACAATGCacgagggcgacgagctcgccgcgtggTTTGATGC TCTCGGGCCCaaggagcgccagcgcgccgcacaggAACAGACCGACGCGAACAacgcgccgaccgagggcgaggcgccgaccgATGCGCCGACCGAAGCGCCGATGGACGAGAATTAG
- a CDS encoding uncharacterized protein (TransMembrane:1 (o20-41i); COG:U; EggNog:ENOG503P7F5): protein MESLCGALRALGLACEDQAYVLWIVCAATIAAVAIGTRALAAKAVPEAPSEATKKKSGPRKVVLLGGEQAGKTNVFLRLTMDVAPDTATSQRVNTASVARSEKNPHGLQLVDVPGHARLRTAAYDHLDDADALVFCIDASVASRGGSESATAAAALSTMKKTDLQESLMESVDFLHDTLRTLAERRRGGSAPPPPALLVLFTRADKSPLFADRRMLSDEKRRTQLMARCRRGLESALASRRISRGLHRTTDAPKGRVTVDGIAEVADTRRSYVGQAQDALAPVLRAVPFLRWAAPAEDERVAAELHPTRFGHNVKAGAGHKQSAELASDYIVPTSRAGVDELLTRLHTQVIQHGEAGWGLASIDRGATWQPGAGQDSLDDLARWLQAL from the coding sequence ATGGAATcgctgtgcggcgcgctccgcgcgcTGGGCCTCGCGTGTGAGGACCAGGCGTATGTGCTGTGGATTGTGTGTGCCGCGACGATTGCGGCAGTGGccatcggcacgcgcgcgctcgcggccaaggcggtgcCGGAAGCCCCGAGCGAGGCCACGAAAAAGAAAAGTGGGCCCCGCAAGGtcgtcctgctcggcggcgagcaggcgggCAAGACGAACGTGTTTCTGCGCCTCACGATGGACGTCGCGCCAGACACGGCCACGTCGCAGCGCGTCAATACGGCGTCGGTCGCACGCTCGGAAAAAAATCCGCACggcctgcagctcgtcgacgtgccgggccacgcgcgcctgcgcacggccgcgtaCGACCATCTGGACGACGCAGACGCGCTCGTGTTCTGCATCGatgcgagcgtcgcgagccgcggcggcagcgagtctgcgacggccgccgcggcgctgtcgACGATGAAAAAGACGGATCTGCAGGAATCGCTCATGGAGAGCGTCGACTTTTTgcacgacacgctgcgcaccctcgccgagcgccgccggggcgggtcggcgccgccgcctccggcgctcctcgtgctCTTTACACGCGCAGACAAGTCGCCGCTCTTTGCGGACCGCCGCATGCTCTCGGACGAAAAGCGGCGGACGCAGCTTatggcgcgctgccgccgcggcctcgagtccgcgctcgcctcgcgccgcatctcgcgcggcctgcaccgcacgaccgacgcgccgaaAGGGCGCGTGACCGTCGACGGCATCGCCGAAGTcgccgacacgcgccgctcgtaTGTCGGCCAGGCGCAGGATGCACTTGCGCctgtgctgcgcgccgtgccgttCCTGCggtgggcggcgccggccgaggacgagcgggtggccgccgagctgcacccGACGCGCTTCGGCCACAACGTCAaggccggcgcagggcaCAAGCAGTCGGCAGAGCTCGCTTCAGACTATATTgtgccgacgtcgcgcgcgggcgtcgACGAACTACTTACGCGTCTGCATACCCAGGTCATCcagcacggcgaggcgggctGGGGCCTCGCGAGCATCGATCGGGGTGCCACATGGCAGCCCGGCGCCGGACAGGATagcctcgacgacctcgcaCGGTGGTTGCAGGCCTTGTAG
- the ERB1 gene encoding Ribosome biogenesis protein erb1 (BUSCO:EOG092612LP; EggNog:ENOG503NU5U; COG:J): MSLSRRASVPSRKRATPGAAPVRTQRVEREPALEKLAEGALQLDDDEEGDEDEEEDDEEHEFPELDVEEDDEEDEDEEDEEEEDEDEDEEGFDSDDIDNWDDSDDKVHGDVAATVGDLEDAEEGDAALARMIARERVKPNESARETNRLGIDKAHAARFYDDARNDDGSMRGRVVRSAITGGEKMEYPPIEPEYDSDSSTEEAENRIGNVPLQWYDDLPHLGYDINGKRVMRPAQGDELDKFLDTVEGDGDAWFSAHDKLGGKDVKLTDEELDIIQRLQRAEIPLDKYDPYEPATDWFTGKEHQLTMPMTARPEPKSRFVPSKWEHKKVMKIVRAIRQGRIVAHAPGKEKPAFYNIWSESDTPRADHAMHMPAPKLPLPSHVESYNPPEEYLFNDEEKAEWEAADPEDRKLSYMPTKYGALRLVPGYEAAIQERFQRCLDLYLAPRVRRKRLDIENPEDLLPKLPSPRELRPFPTHTDVVYAHAGRVRTAAPDPTGNWLLTGAEDGFVRLWDTALGRSVAAWDMNVGVASADKGPVYSVQWCPTKQYALAAVACAGRVTLLAPPQCAPRADGPTAGQQVATAAFATVAPATEGPVRWARPSETERASGVCAHVHLSAQRANKTTPLVPKQVRWHGRGDYFATVCPDAGPQAVLIHQISKHRSQAPFKRARRQSSAAFAVQCVAFHPSRPLLFVATQRYVRIFDLVQQALHKTLQPGVRWISSMDVHPSGDHLLVGSYDRRVLWFDLDLSERPYRTLRYHTRAVRAVAFHPRYPLFATASDDGTVHVYHCTVYSDLLQNALIVPLKVLRGHNVVDSLGVLDAQWHPTLPWLVSAAADGDARLWTP, from the exons ATGTCACTGTCGCGGCGTGCATCGGTGCCGAGCCGgaagcgcgcgacgccgggagcggcgcctgtgcggacgcagcgcgtggaGCGTGAGCCGGCGCTGGAGAAGCTTGCCGAAGGAGCGCTtcagctcgacgacgacgaggagggagacgaagacgaggaggaggacgacgaggagcacgagtttcccgagctcgacgtcgaggaggatgacgaagaggacgaggacgaggaggacgaggaggaagaggacgaagacgaagacgaggagGGATTCGACTCGGACGATATCGACAACTGggacgactcggacgacaAAG TCCACGGCGATGTCGCAGCCACGGTCGGTGATCTGGAGGATGCCGAGGAaggcgatgcggcgcttgcgcgcatgattgcgcgcgagcgcgtcaagCCGAACgagagcgcgcgcgagacgaACCGTCTCGGTATCGACaaagcgcacgccgcgcgttTCTACGACGACGCACGCAACGATGACggctcgatgcgcggccGTGTCGTGCGCTCTGCCATCACGGGCGGGGAAAAGATGGAGTACCCCCCCATTGAGCCCGAGTACGacagcgactcgagcacCGAAGAGGCCGAGAACCGCATCGGCAACGTCCCGCTGCAGTGGTACGACGACCTCCCCCATCTCGGCTACGATATCAATGGCAAGCGCGTCATGCGCCCCGCGcagggcgacgagctcgacaagttcctcgacacggtcgagggcgacggcgaTGCGTGGTTCTCTGCGCACGACAAGCTGGGCGGCAAGGACGTGAAGCtcaccgacgaggagctcgatATCATccagcgtctgcagcgtgccgagatCCCCCTGGACAAGTACGATCCCTACGAGCCGGCCACGGACTGGTTCACTGGCAAGGAGCACCAGCTGACGATGCCGATGACGGCGCGCCCCGAGCCCAAGAGCCGTTTCGTCCCGTCCAAGTGGGAGCACAAGAAGGTGATGAAGATTGTGCGTGCCATCCGCCAGGGCCGgatcgtcgcgcacgcgccgggcAAGGAGAAGCCCGCGTTCTACAATATCTGGAGCGAgagcgacacgccgcgcgccgaccatGCGATGCACATGCCGGCGCCCAagctgccgctgccgtcGCACGTCGAGTCGTACAACCCCCCCGAGGAGTACCTCTTCAACGACGAGGAAAAGGCCGAGTGGGAGGCCGCGGACCCCGAGGACCGCAAGCTGTCGTACATGCCGACCAagtacggcgcgctgcgcctcgtgccTGGCTACGAGGCCGCGATCCAGGAGCGGTTCCAGCGCTGCTTGGACCTGTACCTCGCGccccgcgtgcgccgcaagcgcctcgacatCGAGAACCCCGAGGACCTCTTGCCCAAGCTcccgtcgccgcgcgagctgcggccCTTCCCGACGCACACCGACGTGGTGtacgcgcacgccgggcgagtgcgcaccgccgcgccggatCCGACCGGCAACTGGCTCCTGACCGGTGCCGAGGACGGCTTCGTGCGCCTGTgggacacggcgctcggccgcagcgtcgcggcgtGGGACATGAACGTGGgcgtggcgagcgccgacaAAGGACCGGTATACAGCGTGCAGTGGTGCCCCACGAAGCAgtacgcgctcgcggcggtggcgtGCGCGGGCCGCGTGacgctccttgcgccgccgcagtgtgcgccgcgcgccgacggcccGACGGCCGGGCAGCAGGTCGCGACCGCGGCCTTTGCCACCGTCGCGCCTGCGACCGAGGGGCCGGTGCGCTGGGCGCGGCCGTCCGAGACGGAGCGTGCGTCTGGCGTCTGCGCGCACGTCCACCTTTCCGCCCAGCGCGCGAACAAGAccacgccgctcgtccCGAAGCAGGTGCGCtggcacggccgcggcgactACTTTGCGACGGTGTGCCCCGACGCGGGCCCCCAGGCGGTGCTCATCCACCAGATCTCCAAGCACCGGTCGCAGGCGCCGTTcaagcgtgcgcggcggcagagcagcgcggcgtttGCCGTGCAGTGTGTCGCCTTCCATCCCTCGCGTCCGCTGCTGTTTgtcgcgacgcagcgctaCGTGCGCATCTTTGATCTCGTGCAGCAGGCTTTGCACAAGACGCTGCAGCCGGGTGTGCGCTGGATCAGCTCGATGGACGTGCACCCGAGCGGCGACCacctgctcgtcggctcgtacgaccgccgcgtcctctGGTTCGACCTGGACCTCTCCGAGCGGCCGtaccgcacgctgcgctaCCATAcacgcgcggtgcgcgcggtgGCGTTCCACCCCCGGTACCCCTTGTTTGCCACCGCGTCGGACGACGGTACCGTGCACGTATACCACTGCACTGTCTACTCGGACCTGCTGCAGAACGCGCTGATCGTTCCCCTGAAAGTCCTGCGTGGGCACAATGTCGTGGAttcgctcggcgtgctcgatgCACAGTGGCACCCGACGCTGCCGTGGCTCgtgagcgcggccgcggacggcgacgcacgcctcTGGACTCCGTAG